One window of the Magnolia sinica isolate HGM2019 chromosome 19, MsV1, whole genome shotgun sequence genome contains the following:
- the LOC131235583 gene encoding uncharacterized protein LOC131235583 — translation MIVNGLNSISSPLSPFGLLIAMRKLEKVRQKANSISDQTDISDLSKGKMIDRLYKKAVPKKPQREYVVAKKGVQVKGGKGKVVVDRQMKKDARSCEMGKPGKGGLKKGKNAKGKLAKGQKGGKGAAKASAKKGKKNKMNIGD, via the coding sequence ATGATTGTTAATGGTTTGAATTCCATTTCATCTCCTCTTAGCCCTTTTGGTCTGTTGATAGCAATGAGAAAGCTTGAGAAGGTTCGTCAGAAGGCGAATTCCATTTCAGATCAGACTGATATATCTGATCTGTCAAAGGGGAAGATGATTGATCGGCTTTATAAGAAGGCGGTTCCGAAGAAGCCTCAAAGGGAGTATGTGGTTGCCAAGAAGGGGGTCCAAGTGAAGGGTGGAAAAGGGAAGGTGGTGGTTGACAGGCAGATGAAGAAAGATGCAAGGTCCTGTGAAATGGGCAAGCCAGGGAAAGGTGGCTTGAAGAAGGGAAAGAATGCGAAAGGGAAATTGGCCAAGGGCCAAAAAGGAGGCAAAGGGGCTGCAAAAGCATCAgcgaagaaaggaaagaaaaacaagatGAACATAGGTGACTGA